From Plasmodium coatneyi strain Hackeri chromosome 7, complete sequence:
AGGGTACTATCAGTCGATGAATCCATCGTCCAATTATTTtacgaaaaggaggaagacatgTTTCTAACGGCTAAACAGATAGCGGAAGATATTTACAACTTAACCAACCTTAGTGTGTCTATAGGAATTTCTTCCAACTTGCCAATGTCTAGGAAAGCTCTaaagttttgcaaaaaacggtttttattttttgattattaccatcatttttgtatattcATTATGGGGAAGTATTTCCTCGGGGGGGGAACAAAGGGCGACATAAACCGTGAGGAAAATCTACACAGTGTCACTTCGGAACGTAATTTTAATAATGGAGGGGCACATACCGGACGGGGGGATGATCtagtgaaggaagagaattACACCACTGAGGGACACCAAGCCCAGAATGCCCCATTCAAGTgggaaaatttggaaaatctGTTCGATGAGTATATCGCCTCGGCAGGCAACCAGGTTAATGCAACTTCTGATGCGGCCACCTGCAACCTTTCCGATGCGTACTTCCTCAACGccatgaaggagaaaagggaTCCACGGGTGGactccatttttaacaaattcgTCCAAGCGAATCGAGCCAACTTGGAACACATAACGAACACCTTCTTCGACCGGGTCATCCACCCGataagtaaatttttttttttctacaaaaagaaggaacactACTTGGACGTATTAAGACAGTTAAATTATTTAAGTGGTCAGTTTATTCATTTCAACATTTATCATTTGCCTGTGGATGAGAAAGCGCCTTTCTTGCCTGTCTTACCTGTCTTACCTGTCCTACCATGTGATGACCTCTCGGAAgaccttttaaaaaaattaaaaaaaaaagacaatgaccgaatggaaggaaaaaagagcatAAATATAAGCGTGAACTATGGAGTACGCTTCCAAAACATTAacgatttttattttctcatttattttatgacAAAACAGTTGTATATAAGACTACGGATTAATAAGCTCAAAGCGAAGAGTTTACATGTGCATTATTTTCTcacggaggaagaagaaaatgtggaTCCGCTGAAATATttgggaaggggaagggtcGGCAGGGTGAGCAGCAGAATTAATTTGAGCCATTACACGGACagtttttttgtatattttttcaaagttaTTTACACTTTTGATGCCTTGGCTAGCAGCTTGAGAGACCTCAGGGGCGTCCAAATTGTTTGCTCCGACGTTGTTAGCGCCGACGCGATGCACGCATTTGGCAGTAGGAGCATTTTGTTCTACTTCCCcgtgggggggaaggaaaacatgAAGAAAGTGCAAGAGGCCAAGCTAGAACCAGCTGAAGGGGTCAAAGCCGTCGAACCCAACATGCGGGACGAACAAGTTCATCCCGCCCGGGAGAAGAGGGCAACGCATGTCCTGCGTCAGCATCGCTGTGGCCGTGGTGGAAAATCAAAACCCAGGAACCCCCTCCCCCTGATGAATAAAATCCGCGCGAAAAGCATCCTTTGCTACTTTTTCAACACGAAAAAGGAGGCAGAGGTGGAGAAGAAGGTCGACATATCGAGCGAAAAATGTgtccctttttcatttaaaagtggagcaaaaaaaataaaaaaaattaataaaaggaTTAAGAATAATGGCAGTGTGAGAAGGACGACGAAACCTTTACCACCCAGTAGCTGCAAAATGatcaggaaaataaaaacaacaaaaaattataaaatactCGACTTCTTCCCGAGTATTTTCTTAAAGCGAGGAAGACAAAGCAGTACCACTACTGGACACAATGATCATATGACCAAATGGATAGACCGAAATGCGCTAACAAACGACAAGAACATATTCGATAGTATAATTAACAAAAGGGTGAAGAAGGAGGTCCATGTTAAGGAGGAATCCAATTGCTGTTACGTTAGTTATAGGAACATCCTTCAGGCAGTGAtagaaaaacagaaaggtCTATCCACCATGTGTGACAGTCagtatgtgtgtgcaaacGAATCCGTGAATGATACCATTTTTTGCCACTCCAACATTATTCTCTCCCTCTATGCAATGAATAGAGAAAGCGAAAAAGGTATCCTTTACAGCTATACcaaggaaataattttttcctacatttcccattttaacaATTTATTCCAAAATCACAACTGCAGAAATGATGTAACCGATAGGTATTACCTCCTGAAATTCGTTGCTGCCGTTGTGGACACCTTATGTGAGGAGTTGCACCGTAGGAGGCTTCTCGACGTGCTTcacaaatttttgaaaaacttTAAACATGTTTGGTGCTTGAGCTGTAGCCAAGATGGAAGAGAGAAGGGATCCTTCCCAACGCTATTTCACCGAATTATGGCGAAATACGGCGTGTGTTAGTTCGATGTGTTGAGAGGCGCACCCCAGCAGCTGCATCAGTGAGAACACTGTGAACAGTGTGAAACGGTGTGTTTTCCCATATCTGGTGGGGGAAAAACCTCCAATTTTTTAGTACCCCCCGTGTGTGCACATGGGTATAGTGTATGCTGTACACATTATATTCCTGCATGCTATTTTTGATTTGCCAAAAGgagtcccttttttttttccaactgaAATATTGGGAATTACCAATTTGAttagcattttttaaaaaagcaacGATTTTGTTGAGCTTCAGTTTTCTCTCACCCATGGggtgtcaatttttttttttttttcgaatgtgTCGTCGCACATAAGGATGAGTGATTACACGCAACGGCAAAGATTGCTCGATCGGTTGATCCGTCGATCGTTCAATCGCTCAATCGAATTATTGTAGGGGAGAAAGAACTGAAACGGAGCTTTGCTCGATATGCATGCGCCCTGGGTTAGCATCTTTTTGCAAAAGAGGTGCACGTGCTGGGTGAACCCATCTGGAAGTTCATTTAAAGAAATGCTTAAACGGGGAGTACTTTTCTATGTGGTCGCACGGAGCGGGGTGGAAGTGCATACGTACCTGTACACAATGCTTAGCGAATTGAAGATGCGCATGCTGCTGATTGCTTCTTCGAGAACTGCTCCTCGGCTTGTTTGCCTATTCGCGTGTTCGGCGATTTGTATTGCTTGTTCGTCGGCTTATTTGCTTGCttgctcgttttttttttttttttttttttctcacgtTGACGGTTGGCCACTTTGACCATTTGTCGCTTTTTCCGTTTCAACGTTGATGAGGAATACCCCCCCCCTGACTGTGTGCTCagccttttccatttttacgccaaagttatttccccccccgttTCCCGTTTGGCGTAGCTGCAGGGCGCtttaaaggagaaatacATTTGTGTGTTCACTGCGCTGTGTGTTTGGCGAGTATACGGGCGTAGCTTTAACTAACAACGCAACCAGTGTAGGGAAAGGCGTCCCCCCCAAAACGCCTGCACCCGCAACACGTACCGTGCAAACCTCACCCACAATGCGAATTTGCAAGCAGATTGATCCCGTGATCGACATCGTGATCATCGGTTTTGGCGTGCGGAGCCAGCTGTTCGTCGATAAGTTCCTTCGGAAAAATGAGCTCAAAGGAGTAAACATAATAATCATCTGCAAAGACAACTTTGTGTTTTTAGATCCCTACGTACAATGTGAGGAGGCCTGCAGAGAGAGCTACACGGATGTGtataatttttgcaaaaacagaaacatactttttataaatgaaaaggtgcaatatgtacacacagaAAGTCGGAACATCTTTTTTGCGTCTGACAGGAACCCCCTGAATTATGATTTCCTCCTGTGCGACTTTGACTTTAAGAGCTCGGATCTGTTTAGCACCGATATGTctcacatgaatatatacgCTTATCGAAATaagaatttgtttttttatcacGTGCATGTGATGTACCTTGCTCTGCTGCAGTCGACAAACAAGGAAGAGGACAGGACGGATGTTCATCTCTATCGTCAGTGCAAAAGGGCGCTTCTGGAGGCCATCCCTATGAAGAGGTTCCTTAACTTCCATTCGTACAATGATAGGTACGTGGAGGAGATCTTCAGCGCTTATGGGGAGGCCAGGCTATTCCCTGTGGTTAGCGGTGGGGACGCAGTTAGTGGGGGGAGCGTCTTGCTAAATGCCCCTCTGCAAGGCAACCAAGCAGACGAAGATGCCACCCCCCGAATCCTCCTAATCAGTGATAACAACCAGTTTGGGAAATGCCTACATTCGAAGATGCAAAAGCAGCTACACAGAATAAACGCGAAGGTTCATTTATTGTACGTTTATGTGGCTTCTTCGAAGGACGAAAAGCTAGACCTCCCTTGCGGAGATTACCTACTGGTTAAGCAAATAAGGGGAGTAAAacaggaaggagaaattaaagaaataaaatttttggacATGTATGATCAGGAAATTATAATACGATATGACGAATGCATAAACGTCACAGGGATGAGATACCCTTCTTATGTATCATCATTTGGGGAGGATGCTACGAAGTCCCTGTCGGTGAATGCCTTTTGCCAGTGTGTAAGAGATGACTATCTTTATCTCCTTAACCAAGTGAAGAACTACGATGATTATGCGGTTTGCGAGACGATCTACCTAAACATATACAACAAGGTGCATGGGAATGAGTACATTAGCATAGAACATGTTAAGGCTTACATACTGACCGGCGATGCAGATGAGTTGGGTGTGTCCTACTTGCTACCCCCAACACCCAACCTATTTAATCACACTGTAAATTATTCCTACCGGATCGTATCGTACATATTAAGAAGGAGCTACTCATACATATCAAGGAACCGCTTCCTACAAAATGGGGTAGTCTCCATAATGtacagaaaaagggaaatcgAAAAGTATATAAACGGGTGCATGGTTAACGGTGGCAGGGAAGtgttttcctctccttcgaTAAGGACCTTTTCTTTGcctatttttaaaagggctGCTCGCTATGTTGACCTCCTcagaggaagactttctacGGAAGGTAGGACGAGCATTCCCACTTATGGGCAGAAAGAATCACACAATAAGGATGATTCATCTGGTGTAAACTGCAGTGACAGTGGTAGCACTGCGGCGAGCAGAAGCGGAAGTAACAACAGGAACGAGGAACTACCCACCCGGAAGAAATGTGCATCCAGTGGAAGGTTCCAAACGGAATGGAAAACAAGTTCCCCTCTTCCagaatatatgtacagtGCATATCAAGAGGAATATGAAAGGAGATTACTTGTTAGTAAAGAAACCGCCTACCGAGTGGAtcaggaagaaggggaaaatggaaCAACCATAACGATAATTGTGCAGGATGGTAGTGTTAACAAGGAAACCACATCCAATTGCGACACGAAGAGAGAAAAGATAGATTCATACATTAAGGAAAGTATCGAGAAAATAATTAACCGAAATACATGTGGAGGATGCGGGTCGAAGGTTCCTTCAAATGTTCTGTCCAATTCGTTGAAAGGTTTATCGGTGTACAGCTCACCAAATGTGTACCTAGGAATTGAAGCATGTGATGACTGTTGCATATTTGTGCATAGTAAAtctaaaaagggagaagaaagtCCTGCACTTGTCCAAACGATAGACTTCTTTAAATCATTTATCGACGATGAATACATATTAGGGGAAATAATTGCTATTCATTGTTTATCCGATGTGTACAGCATGGGGGGGACTGGCATCTGTGCCCTGTGCGTACTGATTGTAAAGGATAACATTGAGAAGAAACTACAGCAAAGGTTACAGAATATTTTAACTGGGTGCTGCCAGAAGTTGAAAGAGGAGAAATGTGTCTTGAGTGGAGGCCATACCTGTGCGGGAAATGAGAATTACGTCGGTTTGGCAGTCACggggaaggtgaaaaagaGGCGCATCTCCAACGTGGACGACACCACCACGGGGGATTGCAAAGATAAACTATATAAGGAGAAACGACGAAAGGGAGAGGTGAACCAGCGGGAAGTGACAACAGCTACAAGTGGTGCACTTAACCAACAACAGGGAGGTGCCCCTGTGGAAGACCTACCCCTTGTTAGCAAAGAACACAGGGACGCATTCGAACGACACCAAATGATGAAGGAGAACTATCTGTTCCTACCCAAGGGAAGCGGAAACATAAAAGCAGGGGACATAATCATTACCACGAAAATGTTCGGTTTTGGCTTCATCATggctgcacatatatgtaaaaaggcCAAAGCTAGATGGATTTACAACTGCCTTGATGAGATGCTCCTCTCAAATAGGAAGAGTGGGTTATACCTTTTGCAGAATAATAATGCCAAAGCTTGCACGGATGTAACTGGGTTTGGAGTCCTAGGCCACCTTAACGAAATGATCAAGTGCTCTAGGAGGGAAATTTACTTTGctgcacaaatgggaaagaagTCCCTTCAAACTACGTCACGCAAGGAAACACtggaaaggaggaacagcAAAGTGGATGATGGGCAGACCGACAATTCGAAGGAACCTCCCATGAATCTCATCGGAGCAAAGATAAACCTCAAGAATTTCATAGTCGCAGAAGGGGTTGAACAGTGCATCGAAAATAATATCTTCTCCTCCATGTATAAGAAAAATCACTACCTCTGCAATAACATTATAAATTTGGAGGAAGCTTCACTGAGTGAAAGGTATGGACTTTTGTTTGACCCGCAGACAAGTGGGGGTCTCATGGCCATTGTGGAAAGGGACAGGGCGGACCAAATTTTAGCAGACTTAAAAAACATGGGGTACCCCAACTGTTCTGCAGTAGgggaaattataaatgtgCAAGATTATAAGTTTAAGGGGGTGCCCATCAGTCAGGTTTCGTTGGACGATTATTTGGACACGACAAATTCGGTTTACGTCGAATGGTaagaatgtgtgtgtgtgtgtgtgtggagggGAATGGTTAATTTAATGTACTACCTGGGTATATGACCCGTTCCGTTAGGGGTTCACCCCTTAGCAGTGGAGCCATCCCTTCTGGGACGACCGATTTTTACAGGGGCCCTCTTTTTGGCACCCCTTCATATTCGCTCCGTCCAGCCGCGTGTGCGCAAAATGCACATACTCGTTTACCCCCGGGGGGGAAAACCTCTTGCAGCTTTTGATGTAAACTGTATAACTTTCACTTTGTGCAACTTTTTAGGggatatttattttataaaaaaaaaaataatttttttacaaaaaaaaaaaaaaaaaaaaataccacatgtatatatagcgCCCCACgtgtgaaggaaagggaagccaAAAGAGGCATCTCCTTCCGGGTGGCACTAAAATGTACATGCGCTGGGGTAGTAATAGGAATTACGTTTTTACTGAATTAGGTAAAGTGTTGTAGAACGGGGGAATAGGCAAGGGACAGGCATGGGTTGACTGCCACGGTGAGGTTCATTATGGGggcaaattaaaaaggtgtACAAGTGTCCAGGTGTACAAGTGTCCAGGTGTACAAGTGTCCAGGTGTACAAGTGTCCAGGTGTACAAGTGTCCAGGTGTACAAGTGTCCAGGTGTACAGGTGTACATgcgtatattatatatatgtgtatgtacatgtacccGTACCGTGGTGGGGTCAAACTAAATACACTCGTACTGGTCGAGGTTTAGCTCCTGCTTTAGGCGGTCCTCAATTTCGTCCTTCCTGTTTAGCAGCTGCAGCTTCTGCATCTTCACCTTGAGGGCATTCATCTTGAATAGGACACACAGGTAGGTAAGCGAAAAGAGGAGAGGCAAAAAAACAATGACAAAAATGATGAGAAAAATCAGAATAATCGAATCAGTCGtgttaatataaaaatgaacattgGTAAGTTCCATACCGTGAAAATCATTTTCATCAGAGTATAAACAAATAAGATAATTTTCATTCGTTTGTAAATTATCGCTTTttataaaaggaatataataAGTGGTTGAAGCAGCATCATtactggaaaaaaagtactgtACAACATTCTTCGTAAGGTTAGATTtatccgttttttttattttcttcaatgCACCAGCACCAAGAATGGCATAgttccaaaaggggggacacTTCTTCTCCTTATCATCTACATCTCGAGCAAATCTCACAAAAATGACTCGATTGTAAAAGGTTATATATTCCCCTTTGATAACCAATTGGTATTCCCAATTGGACGTTAAAAAAGATTTTGTGTAAATAACGTcgtatttattaatatttctCTCTATGTTCACTGGATATGAATTGAATATAACTTTCCCTAAATAGTATGGCTTTTCTTCAGTGGATTTGTAGCATATGTGCAAATCTAACGGGGGCTTTTCATCTTTTGActtcttattattattagtaaAATATACTACTGTATTTTCTGTGTTGACTACCACTGGAATGTTGAAGGATTCAAAAAGCCTTTCCAAATACGCCTGCGATATTTCTaggtataaaaataaatttcggATAGagtaattattttccttgtaACATACCTTGTATACATTATCTGAGGAAAAGATATTACTGggacacttttccttttccttttttactaaaTCCTTCTTCAATAAGAATGCTAAACAGATCGtttcgtttttctcctttgggTACTGTGACCAATCTCCTGTTATTTTAAGGTAGCTTTTCCCCTTGGGGAAATATAACATATTGCCTggttctacatttttttgtatcacAACTGTCACTACGAGATCCTGCAAGGACGGCTTCGCCACGTATTTGTACAAGTGCGTCTTATCAATATGGCTGTTAGAGTCatagtattttattttggttAATTTCTGGGggtattctattttttcgaaCTCCTCACGTGAGCAATGTGCCACACTAGGGAAAAACACGCCCAAAATGACTAGAACGAGCAGAAAGGTCTTAGCGTAAACGAGTAGCGGGACAAATGCGCGAAGCATGGGGAGCGGGACACACATGCTCAGTGGGGGTTGTCATTAGAGTGGGCCGTAACAAGGAGACGAAATAATCTTGCCAATAATCTGTGCCGACCATGCCAGTAACGAATATGTCTCTGCGGTTATCACGCGTAGTGACGGTGAACTGGACATGGCGTAAACGGAGGGCTTCCGACTTACGATCAGCGTGGGGAAGGATACGCAGGTACGTACAGATAGGGGCATGGACAAATGGGGCGTGCATGTATAAACACGTGACGTGCCTAATATGTATCGCCCTACAGTCCGATCGTGAGAGAGGTATGCCTCCTGTTTGACTGGGTCAAATACCTACCTACATAATGCTTCATTTCATCCTACAGTCGTGCAGTTTCGTTCATTTGAGCGCAGCAGCTGGCCatgggcatatttttttttttttgcctctcTCCCTCTGCTAATCTTATTTACTCCGTTTGCTCTCTAAAGAGGGAAGCATAATTTCAGTGGAAAATGATCAGCCAAGTGGCATCGCGATTTGACGCTTCTTCACGAAAAAGGCATTAAAATTGTTtcaatgaagaaaaaaaaaaaataaaacatagaatgaagggggagggaaatAGAGAACTCTACAGAACTACTGTATTTATCCCCTTCGGAATGGAAACCTTACGATGAGTGCAAAAATGGTAacttaatttttataaaatttttttccccttaaaaTAATGAAGCCTTTTTTGCGCAACTTGGTcgatatattttaaaaaaaaaaaaaaaaaaaggaaacctcCAAATTGTAATGTCGCATTGGTATATTTTTCAACAAGTTTGGAAAACTGCGTGTTCGTATGGCTGGTCGGCGTCACCAAggcattattatttacaacGAATCTGCGCAAGAGGCGCACTTTTCCTTGCCCATCGAGGACGCTGCAACAGAGTCATGCACAAAAGAACGATAAGAATAAGCATATTCCGTTCGCCAATTATTCATCCGTAGGagaattatacatttttacatattatatgtgtatatatatgtatattcttttatatacatgtgcgaTGTTTGAAGTTTTTTCTGGGCCAATACGTCTGCGTGTGGCCAGGTACGTAtgtttttatatgtacatatgtatacgcGCAAATGTAGGCgcaactatatatataaaaattaataaataaataaatatatatatctatatataaatatatattgtgtacaTAATGGGACTATACATGGCGTAACTTCGCTGCAGATTGTATATGGGCAGAAATAATgcggcacaaaaaaaaagagtgatACATTTTAAGAGAAACCATGTTTCACGggaatacatatgtacgcgTTGCCGCGCGcagcatacatatatgacggtacacgtgtacatatatatatggatatatCTACTTATGTGTACGTGCATAAATATAGCACATGCTATTATGATGGCTCTTATTTATCTGCACAGTGAAACATTGCACTGTGAGGGGGGGTCTTAAATAGGGAGAATTTTCTCCTACACCTTTCCCTCCTTCCGTTAATTCGGaagttatttatatttaatatgataggtgctttttttttttttttttttttttcctggtcCAGGTTATATGGCTTGTATGTGCAAAGTGCGTGTAGGTGTATAGAGCAAAATGGTGGgcgcatatataatacatatggCTACATATTGTATTACTTAAGCTTCCTCTTTGGGGGGAAGTGGTCAGACCAGGCTTCTAACAAACAGCGCGGCTTGCTCTCCTAACCCACATTGTTTGAACGATGGAGCGGTGCTAAAAATTACGAGCTCTCCTTCTCGCCCAGTAAACACTTGAACACGCAATTCTTCTCATTCTTGGAATGTCGCAAAATATACAGAATGTTCATGTCGTCCATAATGTTAATATCAGGCATGAACAGCTTGAACTCGTTAAGAAATTCCCTTTCATGGGTCGTTAGCCCTATGGACAGGCATTCGCAGTGCATCTTTAGCATGTCCTTCCTGAGCTTATATTCCTCCAACTCGAGTATGTCAAAACAGTTTTTGTAATTCACTTCGTAATTACCTACCGTTCTAATTTCGTTGAGTACAAATTTATGATGTAGCAACTCGGATAATAATTTATAATCTTCCTTGGttagttttttatttttttttatttttttttttattttgtcaattCGGTTTTTTTTAGCTTCATCCATcatttcatattttacacTGTCTTCAATATCGCAGTACTCGTGTACGTACTGATTATTCTCATGTACCATATCTTTAGTGAAAAGGTTTTTCCCAGTCATGTTGCTAAATGAGTTGTTTGAGTTTTCTG
This genomic window contains:
- a CDS encoding Selenophosphate synthase; its protein translation is MRICKQIDPVIDIVIIGFGVRSQLFVDKFLRKNELKGVNIIIICKDNFVFLDPYVQCEEACRESYTDVYNFCKNRNILFINEKVQYVHTESRNIFFASDRNPLNYDFLLCDFDFKSSDLFSTDMSHMNIYAYRNKNLFFYHVHVMYLALLQSTNKEEDRTDVHLYRQCKRALLEAIPMKRFLNFHSYNDRYVEEIFSAYGEARLFPVVSGGDAVSGGSVLLNAPLQGNQADEDATPRILLISDNNQFGKCLHSKMQKQLHRINAKVHLLYVYVASSKDEKLDLPCGDYLLVKQIRGVKQEGEIKEIKFLDMYDQEIIIRYDECINVTGMRYPSYVSSFGEDATKSLSVNAFCQCVRDDYLYLLNQVKNYDDYAVCETIYLNIYNKVHGNEYISIEHVKAYILTGDADELGVSYLLPPTPNLFNHTVNYSYRIVSYILRRSYSYISRNRFLQNGVVSIMYRKREIEKYINGCMVNGGREVFSSPSIRTFSLPIFKRAARYVDLLRGRLSTEGRTSIPTYGQKESHNKDDSSGVNCSDSGSTAASRSGSNNRNEELPTRKKCASSGRFQTEWKTSSPLPEYMYSAYQEEYERRLLVSKETAYRVDQEEGENGTTITIIVQDGSVNKETTSNCDTKREKIDSYIKESIEKIINRNTCGGCGSKVPSNVLSNSLKGLSVYSSPNVYLGIEACDDCCIFVHSKSKKGEESPALVQTIDFFKSFIDDEYILGEIIAIHCLSDVYSMGGTGICALCVLIVKDNIEKKLQQRLQNILTGCCQKLKEEKCVLSGGHTCAGNENYVGLAVTGKVKKRRISNVDDTTTGDCKDKLYKEKRRKGEVNQREVTTATSGALNQQQGGAPVEDLPLVSKEHRDAFERHQMMKENYLFLPKGSGNIKAGDIIITTKMFGFGFIMAAHICKKAKARWIYNCLDEMLLSNRKSGLYLLQNNNAKACTDVTGFGVLGHLNEMIKCSRREIYFAAQMGKKSLQTTSRKETLERRNSKVDDGQTDNSKEPPMNLIGAKINLKNFIVAEGVEQCIENNIFSSMYKKNHYLCNNIINLEEASLSERYGLLFDPQTSGGLMAIVERDRADQILADLKNMGYPNCSAVGEIINVQDYKFKGVPISQVSLDDYLDTTNSVYVEW